The following proteins are encoded in a genomic region of Myxococcaceae bacterium:
- a CDS encoding UMP kinase codes for MFKRILLKLSGEALQGSLGSGIDAKIIQGVAQEIKDVTEMGIEVALVIGGGNIFRGLAASTQGMDRSTADYMGMLATILNSLALQDALENIDVSTRVQSAIVMAELCEPYIRRKAIRHLEKKRVVIFAGGTGNPYFTTDTAAGLRAMEIHADAIFKATKVDGVYDDDPFKNPKAKKYQELSFKETLTKGLKVMDSTAISLCMDNAMPIYVFNMTESGNIKRILSGETIGTVVRN; via the coding sequence ATGTTCAAACGAATATTGCTTAAACTTTCAGGAGAGGCGTTGCAGGGATCGTTGGGCTCTGGAATAGACGCTAAAATCATCCAAGGAGTCGCTCAAGAAATCAAAGACGTTACGGAGATGGGCATTGAAGTGGCATTGGTGATTGGAGGAGGAAATATCTTCCGAGGACTTGCGGCAAGCACGCAGGGAATGGACCGATCGACCGCGGATTACATGGGTATGCTGGCCACGATCTTGAATTCATTAGCGCTTCAAGATGCGCTTGAAAATATCGATGTGAGCACCCGCGTTCAGTCGGCCATTGTGATGGCAGAGCTCTGTGAACCTTATATTCGTCGAAAAGCCATCCGGCATCTCGAAAAGAAACGAGTCGTTATTTTTGCCGGAGGTACGGGGAATCCGTATTTTACAACCGATACGGCGGCTGGATTGCGTGCGATGGAAATTCATGCAGATGCTATTTTTAAGGCAACCAAAGTAGATGGTGTTTACGATGATGATCCGTTTAAAAATCCAAAAGCCAAAAAGTACCAAGAGCTCTCTTTCAAAGAAACCCTGACGAAGGGGCTTAAAGTGATGGACTCGACCGCCATTTCGCTGTGCATGGATAATGCTATGCCAATCTATGTGTTTAATATGACTGAATCTGGAAATATTAAACGGATTTTAAGTGGCGAAACAATAGGGACAGTGGTAAGAAACTAA
- the uvrC gene encoding excinuclease ABC subunit UvrC: MNIDFNSYPQAPGVYLMKDAKGKIFYVGKAINLRKRIKSYFSGQDTRRFVSWLDRILDSIEVILVRNNTEALLLEQTLIAKHKPRHNVLLKDDKRFLSLRLARSKPKGTLAEQYPRLEIIRKARADKARYFGPYPSASKLREMILQMNKQFQLRTCSDRVLGNRTRPCIQHQMGRCLAPCVLEVPEYESEIENVVLFLKGQTREIEERLKLRMLEAAGQENFERAAQIRDHIKAIQESTEKQAAYRLAKTNSEDVIAFAREGDLLEVVRMPIRAGRILGAEHYAFSDQEFPDEQVLTDFITQFYDNIQADDKPNELILPIDLDIEELEPFGFLIKQPKRGKQKDLLQIAYENAKHGLSERLKQEDTNHKALMALQKMIRLQELPRVIECFDISLFQGTDSVASQICFVDGVPEKSRYRKYNIKTVEGTDDFASMREVLSRRLKKGDFPDLLLVDGGKGQLSVAVALLKDLALNIPVASIAKDPERVFLPNVKEPIFLKHHTPERYLLERIRDEAHRFAITSHRKRRAKRILNS; encoded by the coding sequence ATGAACATTGACTTTAATTCATATCCCCAAGCACCGGGCGTCTATTTGATGAAAGATGCAAAGGGGAAAATATTCTACGTTGGAAAAGCGATTAACCTTCGTAAACGAATTAAAAGCTACTTCTCTGGGCAGGATACGCGTCGATTTGTCTCGTGGCTGGATCGGATTTTAGATTCCATCGAAGTTATTTTGGTTCGAAACAATACCGAAGCGCTTTTGCTTGAACAGACTTTGATTGCCAAGCATAAGCCTCGCCACAATGTGTTGTTAAAAGATGACAAACGGTTCCTTTCGTTGCGACTTGCTCGTTCTAAGCCCAAGGGGACTTTGGCCGAACAATATCCGAGGCTTGAAATCATTCGAAAAGCCAGGGCCGATAAAGCGCGGTATTTTGGGCCGTATCCTTCTGCGAGCAAATTACGTGAAATGATCTTGCAAATGAACAAGCAGTTTCAACTTCGCACTTGTTCGGATCGGGTCCTTGGAAATCGAACACGTCCTTGCATTCAACATCAGATGGGAAGATGTTTGGCACCTTGTGTCTTGGAAGTACCGGAATACGAATCTGAAATTGAAAACGTGGTTCTTTTTCTAAAAGGGCAAACCCGAGAAATTGAAGAACGCCTGAAACTTCGAATGCTTGAGGCTGCTGGGCAAGAAAACTTTGAACGTGCTGCGCAGATTAGGGATCACATTAAAGCCATTCAAGAGTCCACAGAAAAGCAAGCCGCTTATCGTCTCGCTAAGACAAATTCGGAAGATGTGATTGCCTTTGCGCGCGAAGGAGATCTGTTGGAAGTGGTTCGGATGCCCATTCGAGCAGGCCGAATTTTAGGGGCAGAGCATTATGCATTTTCGGATCAAGAGTTTCCGGATGAACAGGTTTTGACCGACTTTATCACCCAGTTTTACGATAACATACAGGCGGATGATAAGCCGAATGAACTGATTTTACCGATTGATCTGGATATCGAAGAATTGGAACCCTTTGGATTTCTCATCAAACAACCCAAGCGGGGCAAACAAAAAGATCTTTTGCAGATTGCTTACGAGAATGCCAAACACGGTCTTTCGGAAAGGCTGAAACAGGAGGATACGAACCATAAAGCGTTGATGGCCTTGCAGAAAATGATTCGACTCCAAGAGCTTCCACGGGTGATTGAGTGCTTTGATATTTCTCTTTTTCAGGGGACGGATTCGGTGGCTTCTCAAATCTGTTTCGTGGATGGAGTGCCAGAAAAATCGCGGTATCGAAAATACAACATTAAGACGGTTGAAGGAACCGATGATTTCGCCAGTATGCGAGAAGTTCTGAGCCGGCGTCTCAAAAAAGGCGATTTCCCAGATTTGCTCTTGGTAGACGGTGGAAAAGGGCAATTAAGCGTGGCGGTTGCTTTATTGAAAGATCTGGCTTTAAACATCCCTGTCGCTTCGATCGCGAAGGATCCTGAACGGGTATTTTTGCCGAATGTCAAAGAACCGATTTTCTTAAAACACCACACGCCCGAGCGCTATTTGTTGGAGCGGATCCGAGATGAAGCGCATCGCTTTGCGATTACCAGTCATCGAAAACGCCGGGCAAAGCGGATTTTAAACAGTTAA
- a CDS encoding dihydroneopterin aldolase: protein MDSSRLYIRDLKIACIIGCNPDERIRTQTLVLNLVLELGSMKARQTDSLEDTIDYSVLSEILTHQAKQSSYFTLECLAQNLLQTCQNFDSNIRSIEMDLEKPQCLPNARSAGVRIHFTKRP, encoded by the coding sequence ATGGACTCTAGCCGGCTTTATATCCGCGACTTAAAAATTGCGTGCATCATTGGTTGCAACCCAGATGAACGCATACGAACTCAGACGCTTGTTTTGAATCTCGTTTTAGAACTTGGTTCGATGAAGGCTCGGCAAACCGATTCTTTAGAAGATACCATCGATTACTCGGTACTGAGCGAAATACTAACTCACCAAGCAAAGCAGAGCTCTTATTTCACTCTTGAGTGTTTAGCGCAAAATCTCTTACAGACTTGCCAAAATTTCGATTCGAACATTCGAAGCATTGAAATGGATCTCGAAAAACCCCAATGTCTGCCGAATGCTCGCTCGGCAGGAGTTCGAATCCATTTCACTAAACGACCATAA
- a CDS encoding trypsin-like peptidase domain-containing protein, with amino-acid sequence MKRILPILTITLPLAFLLGFFGDKPAVKPATKNDLWVEMNAEQAKTQILAIPSLAPLVNRVKPAVLVITTESIARSEQQIPPGFEDLFRFFGPGPNMRMPEQRSTGLGSGFIIHPSGLALTNNHVIEAASKIKIKVGGELKEYDAEVIGADPDTDVALIQIKSDRKDWPVIPLGSSNSMHVGDFAMAIGNPLGLEHSISFGPISARGRRDIQPSGKRGLFDFMQLSVPINPGNSGGALLNMSGEVIGINTAISASGQGIAFAIPIDQVKHMLPQLKKTGKVSRSGMGVRIENISSDLAKELGLPFAQGALVREVLPNGPAAKAGIQPGDVITEFDGKAIEDASSLSVEAGLAGVGRSAPITLFRDGKSITLKITLEALNQEIPLKKADLKSLEELGLSVASYKDSSVQGAKVLEINPRSIAAMVGLEKEDVIIKVNNQAIKNAEALANIVKKAPERAILRMFVRRGQSTLFVVLQKP; translated from the coding sequence ATGAAAAGAATCCTACCGATACTGACCATTACTTTACCACTGGCTTTTTTATTGGGCTTCTTTGGAGACAAGCCCGCCGTCAAACCAGCTACCAAAAACGACCTTTGGGTTGAGATGAACGCAGAACAAGCCAAGACTCAAATCCTGGCTATTCCGTCTTTAGCACCGCTTGTAAACCGGGTTAAACCAGCGGTTTTAGTCATTACTACGGAATCCATAGCCCGATCAGAACAGCAAATTCCACCTGGGTTTGAAGACTTATTTCGATTTTTTGGTCCAGGACCTAACATGCGAATGCCGGAACAACGAAGCACAGGCTTAGGCAGCGGGTTTATCATTCATCCCTCTGGTCTTGCCCTCACCAACAATCACGTCATAGAGGCAGCGAGCAAAATTAAAATCAAAGTGGGAGGGGAACTCAAGGAATACGATGCAGAAGTCATTGGTGCAGACCCAGATACCGATGTGGCTCTGATTCAAATCAAAAGCGATCGAAAAGATTGGCCTGTGATCCCGTTGGGCAGCTCAAACAGCATGCACGTGGGTGATTTTGCGATGGCGATTGGCAACCCTCTTGGACTTGAACATTCAATTTCTTTTGGCCCAATTTCCGCACGAGGTCGCCGAGACATTCAGCCGTCCGGAAAACGCGGCTTGTTTGATTTCATGCAACTAAGCGTTCCGATCAATCCAGGAAACTCAGGAGGCGCCTTGCTTAACATGTCCGGTGAGGTGATTGGAATTAACACCGCGATCAGTGCTTCAGGTCAAGGTATCGCATTTGCGATTCCGATCGATCAAGTCAAACACATGTTGCCTCAGCTCAAAAAAACAGGGAAAGTCTCCCGTTCGGGCATGGGAGTTCGCATTGAGAACATATCCTCCGATCTGGCCAAAGAACTCGGTTTACCTTTTGCGCAAGGGGCCCTTGTTCGAGAAGTTCTCCCGAATGGCCCCGCTGCGAAAGCGGGCATCCAACCCGGAGATGTCATCACGGAGTTTGATGGAAAAGCGATCGAAGATGCCAGCTCTCTTTCTGTAGAAGCCGGACTCGCAGGCGTTGGAAGAAGCGCTCCGATCACTCTTTTTCGAGACGGAAAATCAATCACGTTGAAAATTACCTTGGAAGCACTCAATCAAGAAATCCCCCTCAAAAAAGCCGATCTCAAAAGCCTCGAAGAGCTGGGACTGAGCGTAGCAAGTTACAAAGACTCCTCGGTTCAAGGAGCCAAGGTTCTGGAGATAAACCCTCGCAGCATCGCGGCCATGGTAGGTCTTGAAAAAGAGGATGTGATTATCAAAGTCAACAACCAAGCCATCAAAAACGCCGAAGCACTCGCAAATATTGTTAAAAAAGCGCCTGAACGCGCTATTTTGCGAATGTTTGTCCGCCGAGGACAAAGCACATTGTTTGTGGTACTTCAGAAACCATGA
- a CDS encoding dicarboxylate/amino acid:cation symporter yields MSRPLKIILGLCSGIFLGLICHQYPGPWLNAAIAYISQPLGQLFMRLIFMIVVPLVFSSLILGIFELQDFKQLGRVGVKTLIYTVLASFSSVLVGLAFVSIFKPGEGLDPEMTKHLGALSEPVRSSQPATFTAALVSLIPKNPIASAANALEGDMLSLMIFTLIFGAALLLVRGDNKRDPLVACLETVRAVSMKIVDFAMSLAPLGVAALMFTMTAQFGLGLIANLGKYTAVVIAALAFQQFIVFGLILKLLARKSPWQFFSQIKEVMLTALSTASSNATLPTSIRVAENNLKLNRNISSFVLTIGSAANQNGTALFEGVTVLFLAQLYGIHLGLDEQLVVLFMSVVAGMGTAGVPGGSIPMMMIVLQTVGVPAEGIGLILGVDRILDMCRTVLNVSGDLVCAQVIQASESKNQ; encoded by the coding sequence ATGAGTCGACCTCTCAAAATTATCTTGGGCCTGTGTTCAGGCATTTTTCTTGGATTGATTTGCCATCAATATCCAGGTCCTTGGCTCAATGCTGCGATTGCCTACATTTCACAACCGCTCGGGCAGCTATTCATGCGGCTTATCTTTATGATTGTGGTGCCGTTGGTTTTTTCTTCGTTGATCTTGGGCATCTTTGAACTTCAGGATTTTAAGCAGCTTGGTCGCGTCGGTGTAAAAACACTGATTTATACTGTACTTGCCTCTTTTTCGTCCGTTTTAGTGGGCCTTGCTTTTGTCTCTATCTTTAAACCGGGTGAAGGGCTTGACCCCGAAATGACGAAGCATTTGGGCGCGCTATCCGAGCCGGTTCGAAGTTCGCAACCCGCTACTTTTACCGCTGCCTTAGTTTCTCTGATTCCGAAGAATCCAATCGCGTCTGCGGCCAATGCCTTAGAGGGCGATATGCTCTCTTTGATGATTTTTACGCTTATTTTTGGGGCAGCCCTGTTACTGGTTCGTGGGGACAATAAACGAGACCCTTTGGTTGCTTGCTTAGAAACGGTCCGCGCGGTCTCCATGAAAATAGTTGATTTTGCGATGTCATTGGCTCCCTTGGGTGTTGCGGCACTGATGTTTACGATGACGGCTCAATTTGGTCTTGGCCTGATTGCGAACCTTGGGAAATACACCGCCGTGGTCATCGCAGCCCTTGCATTTCAGCAGTTTATTGTTTTCGGGTTGATTCTGAAATTGCTTGCGCGTAAGTCACCTTGGCAATTTTTCTCTCAAATTAAAGAAGTCATGCTAACGGCATTGTCTACAGCTTCTTCCAACGCCACGTTGCCTACTTCGATTCGTGTGGCTGAAAATAATCTGAAACTGAATCGAAATATTAGCTCCTTTGTCTTGACCATTGGATCGGCTGCCAATCAAAATGGAACGGCTTTGTTTGAGGGGGTAACGGTTCTATTTCTGGCTCAATTGTACGGCATCCATTTGGGTTTAGATGAGCAACTGGTCGTCTTGTTTATGTCCGTGGTTGCAGGCATGGGAACGGCTGGAGTTCCCGGCGGTTCGATTCCGATGATGATGATTGTTTTGCAAACCGTTGGAGTTCCAGCGGAAGGCATTGGGTTGATTTTGGGCGTTGATCGGATTTTGGATATGTGTAGAACCGTTTTAAACGTCAGCGGGGATTTGGTCTGTGCTCAGGTTATCCAGGCGAGCGAATCGAAGAATCAATAA
- a CDS encoding lytic transglycosylase domain-containing protein, translating into MNAIKNRLVNKFQVGAGLVFGVCSIPAHFWDQEVLNLPVKNQTELVKNISSSSQDRERREKLASLLVEQNPKRVLVELPETRAARQIGVLGLSTEERIQRARIQSQFNQNAEVLETLQPVENADLNCEVSYLKSLSFRRMRRYSEAREQLKKALSICTGETLKKAHYLKARLAAMHSSEESLIVLENFLSKYPTDVLTDDVMLWKAHVFMDLNQTASAQKALSEIIERFPQGDMSVQAQFERAFNAIQWGDRAEGLKLLEKQSTPQARYWFGRLLLYPDLNSYQGEKAALGEPEKGRQVLQNLAHDFPTNLYGYLAAQHLKELSVSKPLKSAIPKSKTLTENPTYQIFRCLKRKKQDSEAVWVLDRLVKENPSEADRIVLAKEYLDLKKPEKAHQLMRRAGLAFPRFPTNKKSFFYELAFPDAFPELYQSASLRNALPSELIRGLSREESQFDAQIVSWAGAVGLCQLMPQTARKSSIELLNPLVNIDTAAEHLRALFDDLQHPILVIAAYNAGADSVKRWLKKMPNEVPVDFFIEQIPYQETRNYVKKVTEAWFTYRWLNRDLELGLLGEKPLIKSLSSGTKVSVAPSSKG; encoded by the coding sequence ATGAATGCGATTAAAAACCGTTTAGTCAATAAATTTCAAGTGGGAGCTGGATTGGTATTCGGGGTTTGTTCAATTCCTGCTCACTTTTGGGACCAGGAAGTCTTGAATCTTCCTGTGAAAAACCAGACAGAGCTCGTAAAAAATATTTCATCCTCTTCTCAGGATCGAGAGCGGCGAGAAAAATTGGCGTCTTTGCTCGTAGAACAGAACCCCAAACGCGTTTTAGTCGAATTACCTGAAACTCGCGCGGCGAGGCAAATAGGTGTTCTGGGGCTTTCGACCGAAGAACGAATCCAAAGAGCTCGAATTCAGTCTCAGTTTAATCAGAATGCAGAAGTTCTTGAAACACTTCAGCCTGTCGAAAATGCCGATCTAAATTGTGAGGTCAGTTATTTGAAGAGCCTGTCCTTTAGAAGAATGCGTCGTTATTCGGAAGCTCGGGAGCAGCTTAAAAAGGCCCTTTCGATCTGCACAGGAGAGACTCTTAAGAAAGCACACTATTTGAAAGCTCGCCTAGCCGCGATGCATTCAAGTGAAGAGAGCTTGATTGTTTTAGAAAATTTTTTGTCCAAGTATCCGACGGATGTTTTGACAGACGATGTCATGCTTTGGAAAGCACACGTTTTCATGGATCTGAACCAAACCGCTTCGGCTCAAAAAGCGCTTTCAGAAATTATCGAACGTTTTCCTCAAGGCGATATGAGCGTTCAAGCGCAATTTGAACGTGCTTTTAATGCCATTCAATGGGGGGATCGAGCCGAAGGACTCAAGCTTTTAGAAAAACAGAGTACTCCACAGGCTCGGTATTGGTTCGGGCGATTGCTGCTTTATCCGGACTTAAACTCCTATCAGGGTGAAAAGGCGGCTCTGGGCGAGCCAGAGAAGGGCAGGCAAGTGCTTCAAAATCTTGCTCACGATTTTCCGACAAACCTATACGGATATTTGGCCGCGCAGCATTTGAAGGAGCTTTCTGTTTCAAAGCCTTTAAAAAGTGCGATTCCAAAGTCAAAAACTCTCACGGAAAATCCGACGTATCAAATCTTTCGCTGCCTGAAGCGCAAGAAACAGGATTCAGAAGCCGTCTGGGTTTTGGATCGTTTGGTCAAAGAAAATCCGTCGGAGGCGGATCGAATTGTTTTAGCGAAAGAATATCTCGATTTGAAAAAGCCTGAAAAAGCGCACCAGTTGATGAGGAGAGCCGGACTGGCTTTTCCTCGATTTCCCACAAACAAAAAATCGTTTTTTTATGAACTGGCTTTTCCGGATGCTTTTCCGGAACTCTATCAATCAGCATCTCTGCGAAATGCTTTGCCGTCTGAACTCATACGAGGTCTAAGTCGTGAAGAGAGTCAATTTGATGCTCAAATCGTTTCTTGGGCAGGGGCAGTAGGCTTATGCCAATTGATGCCCCAAACGGCTCGAAAATCTTCGATCGAACTATTAAACCCTTTGGTTAATATTGACACCGCCGCGGAGCACTTGAGGGCCTTGTTTGATGACCTGCAGCACCCGATTTTAGTCATTGCAGCCTACAATGCAGGAGCTGATTCCGTAAAACGTTGGTTAAAAAAAATGCCGAACGAAGTGCCCGTCGATTTCTTTATTGAGCAAATTCCCTATCAGGAAACTCGAAATTACGTGAAGAAAGTGACCGAAGCTTGGTTTACTTACCGATGGCTGAATCGAGACCTGGAACTTGGTTTGCTTGGAGAAAAACCCTTGATCAAGTCTTTGTCTTCGGGTACGAAGGTCAGCGTGGCCCCTTCGTCTAAGGGTTAG
- a CDS encoding histidine phosphatase family protein, translated as MTLHLILMRHAKSALASEHFTDHERPLAPEGREAIQAIASHLSQLGKIPDYIYSSDSLRTRQTTEILVPALGFAPKIVYTSSLYQASAGEVIDFLRLEAKSNCVQLVGHNPAMESLLELLSHQYRPMDPGSVAILQHDTNDWEQALRKAGTWTLAGFISAT; from the coding sequence ATGACCCTGCACCTGATCCTCATGCGCCATGCTAAGAGCGCTCTTGCTTCGGAGCATTTCACCGATCATGAGCGCCCTCTGGCGCCTGAGGGCCGAGAAGCGATTCAAGCGATCGCTTCTCATCTCAGCCAGCTCGGAAAAATTCCGGATTATATCTATTCCAGCGATTCTCTGCGCACACGGCAAACCACCGAAATTTTGGTACCCGCTCTCGGTTTTGCTCCAAAAATCGTTTACACTTCAAGCCTGTATCAAGCTTCTGCAGGGGAAGTGATCGATTTTCTTCGACTCGAAGCCAAATCCAATTGCGTGCAATTGGTTGGCCATAATCCAGCGATGGAATCGCTTTTGGAGCTTCTTTCGCATCAATATCGACCGATGGATCCTGGTAGCGTAGCGATTCTTCAACATGATACGAATGATTGGGAACAAGCTTTAAGGAAAGCAGGAACATGGACTCTAGCCGGCTTTATATCCGCGACTTAA
- the frr gene encoding ribosome recycling factor, with protein sequence MLDDICLEAKDQMDKTIEVLKRQLATIRTGRANVSLLEGVRIDYYGSLSPIAQVASISASDSRTLVVRPWDKGMLKPIEKAIQEANLGLVPVTDSEQVRVPIPTLTEERRKEFVKQARQRAEDAKIGVRNARRDANDLFKDAVKRGDLSEDDEKKGLKTTQEITDQSIAEIDKILSHKEAEIMVV encoded by the coding sequence ATGTTGGATGATATTTGCTTAGAAGCAAAAGATCAAATGGATAAAACCATTGAAGTACTGAAGCGCCAGTTGGCAACTATTCGAACCGGTAGAGCCAACGTCAGTTTGCTGGAGGGTGTTCGGATAGACTATTATGGATCTTTGAGCCCGATTGCTCAAGTGGCTTCAATCAGTGCATCGGACTCCCGTACGCTTGTCGTAAGACCTTGGGACAAGGGAATGTTAAAGCCAATCGAGAAAGCGATTCAAGAAGCCAATTTAGGTCTTGTTCCAGTCACCGATAGTGAGCAGGTGAGGGTTCCAATTCCTACTTTGACGGAAGAAAGAAGGAAGGAGTTTGTGAAACAAGCTCGCCAAAGAGCCGAAGACGCTAAAATTGGGGTTCGAAATGCGCGTCGCGATGCCAATGATCTTTTTAAAGATGCCGTCAAAAGAGGAGACTTATCTGAAGATGATGAGAAAAAAGGCTTGAAGACGACCCAAGAGATTACCGATCAATCTATCGCCGAGATCGATAAAATTTTAAGCCATAAAGAAGCTGAGATTATGGTCGTTTAG
- a CDS encoding integration host factor subunit beta has protein sequence MLRSELIERLAYEAKDLSDLDVEIVVRTVLEAMSDQLACHGRIEIRGFGAFSSKKRNPRNAHNPKTGVKVSVPEKWIPFFIPGKELRERVNRAN, from the coding sequence ATGTTAAGAAGCGAATTAATCGAGCGTTTGGCCTATGAGGCAAAAGATCTGTCCGACTTGGATGTTGAGATCGTTGTTCGTACGGTGTTGGAGGCAATGAGCGATCAACTGGCTTGTCATGGGCGCATTGAAATTCGCGGCTTTGGGGCTTTTTCTTCTAAGAAGCGTAACCCTCGAAATGCACACAATCCGAAAACAGGCGTGAAAGTCTCAGTTCCTGAAAAATGGATTCCGTTTTTCATCCCTGGAAAAGAACTTCGTGAACGAGTGAATCGTGCAAACTAA
- the maf gene encoding septum formation protein Maf, translating to MVQTKIALASTSPRRRELLEAVGFELVLLNPNVDETAIPGESAQDLVSRLGREKALAVVDQTHLPIVAADTVVEVEGMILGKPQDINHAREMLELLSGKEHRVLTGFGIFYRGKLQTDTIVTRIQFRSLSAQEIENYLTTREWEGKSGACTLQGRSGPFVDKIQGSLTNVLGLPLKEVLDCLDRLVTPTGFEPVFTT from the coding sequence ATCGTGCAAACTAAGATAGCCCTGGCCTCAACCAGCCCAAGACGACGAGAACTTTTGGAAGCTGTCGGTTTCGAGTTGGTTCTTCTGAACCCCAATGTCGATGAGACAGCGATTCCTGGAGAGAGTGCTCAAGACCTTGTTTCACGTCTTGGACGTGAAAAAGCCCTAGCGGTGGTCGATCAAACTCATCTGCCGATCGTTGCTGCCGATACGGTAGTCGAAGTGGAAGGAATGATTCTAGGGAAACCTCAGGATATCAACCACGCTCGCGAAATGCTTGAACTTCTTTCTGGAAAAGAACACCGTGTGCTCACCGGATTCGGCATTTTTTATCGAGGAAAACTACAGACCGATACCATTGTTACGCGCATTCAATTCCGATCTTTGTCGGCGCAAGAAATTGAGAACTACCTGACAACGCGGGAATGGGAAGGAAAATCCGGAGCTTGCACGCTTCAAGGACGAAGCGGGCCTTTTGTGGACAAAATCCAGGGTAGTTTGACCAATGTCCTCGGTTTACCTTTGAAAGAAGTGCTCGATTGTCTCGATCGGTTGGTGACCCCTACGGGATTCGAACCCGTATTTACAACGTGA
- a CDS encoding DUF111 family protein encodes MLHFEIRRGSSLKSLSSALHNLNQDFRPEFSQTVVSDALALKAQKLLQDVSYLLSDQEREEINRFFRLLCASGAKVLSCCRIPIAGASPELLALSVGIPVYEHPEEEASCDILAFAVLKTCVGYFGPRGSSTLKRFALSDDKRVQVLLCENSDISSRASDDGQPRVEPLIQIEALISEHSTLQPLLERLSQIGIKQYWTATVHEKANFPQSLLCMVAKASDKFTILEAIFIVGNTSEARVHLIEQHQLQKRVSSVTLGSQQKLKICRITETLFGDRIIRVDPFPEDLRSICQSTQQAQEIVRADILDAWRESRA; translated from the coding sequence GTGCTCCATTTTGAAATCCGCCGAGGCTCCTCGCTAAAGTCGTTGTCCAGCGCTCTCCATAATCTCAATCAGGACTTTCGTCCAGAATTTAGCCAAACTGTGGTTTCAGATGCTTTGGCTCTGAAAGCTCAAAAGCTTTTACAAGATGTTTCTTACCTCCTCTCGGACCAAGAACGAGAAGAAATCAATCGGTTTTTTAGGCTGTTGTGTGCATCTGGAGCCAAAGTCCTGTCTTGTTGCAGAATACCCATTGCAGGAGCAAGCCCCGAACTTTTAGCACTCTCGGTTGGGATTCCTGTTTATGAGCACCCCGAAGAAGAGGCCAGTTGCGATATTTTAGCCTTCGCGGTTCTAAAAACCTGCGTTGGGTATTTTGGACCCCGTGGCTCCAGCACCTTGAAGCGCTTTGCGCTTAGCGATGATAAGCGGGTTCAAGTGCTGCTTTGCGAGAATTCGGACATTTCCTCTCGCGCAAGCGATGATGGGCAGCCTCGGGTGGAGCCCCTCATCCAAATCGAAGCGCTTATTTCAGAACATTCCACGCTGCAGCCTCTTCTGGAGCGTTTGTCCCAAATTGGCATCAAACAATACTGGACTGCAACTGTTCACGAAAAGGCGAATTTTCCTCAAAGCCTTCTTTGCATGGTCGCCAAGGCCTCCGATAAGTTTACGATTCTCGAGGCTATTTTTATCGTCGGAAATACCTCCGAAGCCAGAGTCCACCTCATTGAGCAACACCAGCTTCAAAAACGAGTCTCCAGTGTCACGCTAGGGTCTCAGCAAAAACTGAAAATTTGCCGTATCACCGAAACTCTTTTTGGCGATCGAATTATACGAGTCGATCCTTTTCCAGAAGACCTTCGAAGCATCTGCCAAAGCACTCAACAAGCTCAAGAAATCGTTCGAGCAGATATTTTGGATGCCTGGCGAGAATCCAGAGCCTAG